Proteins encoded within one genomic window of Paucidesulfovibrio longus DSM 6739:
- a CDS encoding GGDEF domain-containing response regulator produces the protein MNRVLLVDNSKSLLMALSEMIRSRLGMEVVCSLSLADAMHAVKEEGPFLAGIFGTVLVDAEAEEIVRTAAQRVPTVIFTARLDAATQIMLWERGIVDYVAKESMESFEHVVSLLDRLERNPGVGVLVAHNDAAFRRRVAGLLARHNFAVHEAASPDEMLLAVQNVPDLRLILLDARLDGAATTKRLNQVRKIRSKEELAVIVLAKPEDRHSVARLIKFGASGSMSDDFSLEEFYSRVALNLENIETLNRLRESAIRDLLTGAYNRRHLLERGGEEFSQHQRGNQRLSLIMLDADHFKAVNDNYGHETGDEVLRRISDTVRKALRQSDLFARIGGEEFVVLAPGTDGRGAQELAERIREAIEDLRIPLNKGELRVTASLGVAEAASSDRSVEDLLRRADLALYEAKQQGRNRVRSA, from the coding sequence ATGAATCGAGTTCTTCTTGTAGACAATTCGAAAAGCCTGCTCATGGCGCTTTCGGAGATGATCCGCTCGCGCCTCGGCATGGAGGTGGTCTGTAGCCTGAGCCTTGCGGACGCGATGCACGCCGTGAAGGAGGAAGGCCCCTTTCTCGCGGGGATTTTCGGGACGGTGCTCGTGGACGCGGAAGCCGAGGAAATCGTGCGGACCGCCGCACAGCGCGTGCCCACCGTGATCTTCACGGCGCGGCTCGACGCCGCCACCCAGATCATGCTCTGGGAGCGCGGGATCGTGGACTACGTGGCCAAGGAGAGCATGGAGAGCTTCGAGCACGTCGTGTCGCTGCTGGACCGCCTTGAACGCAACCCCGGCGTGGGCGTGCTCGTGGCCCACAACGACGCCGCGTTTCGCCGACGGGTCGCGGGCTTGCTCGCCCGACACAACTTCGCCGTGCACGAGGCCGCCTCGCCCGACGAAATGCTCCTGGCGGTGCAAAACGTTCCCGACCTGCGGCTGATCCTGCTGGACGCCCGGCTGGACGGCGCCGCCACCACCAAACGGCTCAACCAGGTCCGCAAGATCCGCTCCAAGGAAGAACTGGCCGTGATCGTCCTGGCCAAGCCGGAGGATCGCCACAGCGTCGCCCGCCTGATCAAGTTCGGAGCCAGCGGATCCATGTCCGACGATTTTTCCCTGGAGGAATTCTACAGCCGCGTGGCCCTGAACCTGGAAAACATCGAAACCCTGAACCGCCTGCGGGAGAGCGCCATTCGGGACTTGCTCACCGGAGCCTACAACCGCCGCCACCTTCTGGAACGGGGCGGCGAGGAATTCTCGCAACACCAGCGCGGCAATCAGCGCCTTTCCCTGATCATGCTCGACGCGGACCATTTCAAGGCCGTGAACGACAATTACGGGCACGAAACCGGCGATGAAGTGCTGCGCCGCATTTCGGACACGGTGCGCAAGGCGCTGCGCCAGAGCGACCTCTTCGCCCGCATCGGCGGCGAGGAATTCGTCGTTCTCGCCCCTGGAACGGATGGTCGCGGCGCGCAGGAACTGGCCGAACGCATCCGCGAGGCCATTGAAGACCTCCGCATCCCCCTGAACAAGGGGGAACTGCGCGTGACCGCGAGCCTGGGAGTCGCCGAGGCGGCAAGCTCGGACAGGAGCGTGGAAGACCTGCTCCGGCGCGCGGACCTCGCCCTGTACGAGGCCAAGCAGCAAGGCCGCAACCGGGTCCGCTCGGCCTGA
- a CDS encoding quaternary amine ABC transporter ATP-binding protein has product MAKIEVENLYKIFGPHPKRTLEFVKKGASKAEVMEKHKHGIGVNNASFQVEEGEIVVVMGLSGSGKSTLVRCINRLIEPTAGSVRIDGQDVTKLDPKALRELRLSKLGMVFQNFALFPHRSVADNAAYGLEIKGVDLQTRRKKAQEALELVGLGGWENSSPGQLSGGMQQRVGLARALALDADILLMDEAFSALDPLIRSDMQDELINLQERMQKTILFISHDLDEAIKLGDRIVLMKDGAIVQIGTAEDILTNPANDYVARFVENVDITKVLTADSVMKKAKALGYIDTDGPRASLRKMKKEGISSLFVINKGHRLQGIIYAEDASEAAGRGERDIKSILKSDIETVRADTPAMDLINLLHNLPYPLAVVDDENRILGVINRGALLGAIAERGGN; this is encoded by the coding sequence ATGGCAAAAATCGAGGTCGAGAACCTCTACAAAATCTTCGGCCCCCACCCGAAACGCACTCTTGAATTCGTCAAGAAGGGGGCCTCCAAAGCGGAAGTGATGGAGAAGCACAAGCACGGCATCGGCGTGAACAACGCCTCCTTCCAGGTGGAAGAGGGCGAAATCGTCGTGGTCATGGGTCTTTCCGGATCCGGAAAGTCCACCCTTGTGCGCTGCATCAACAGGCTCATCGAGCCCACGGCGGGCAGCGTGCGCATCGACGGCCAGGACGTGACCAAACTGGACCCCAAGGCCCTGCGCGAACTGCGGCTGAGCAAGCTGGGCATGGTCTTCCAGAACTTCGCGCTCTTCCCCCACCGCAGCGTGGCGGACAACGCGGCCTACGGCCTTGAAATCAAGGGCGTGGACCTCCAGACCAGGCGCAAGAAAGCCCAGGAAGCGCTGGAACTCGTCGGACTCGGCGGCTGGGAGAATTCCAGCCCCGGCCAGCTTTCCGGCGGCATGCAGCAGCGCGTCGGCCTGGCCCGCGCCCTGGCCCTCGACGCGGACATCCTGCTCATGGACGAAGCCTTCTCCGCTCTGGACCCGCTGATCCGATCGGACATGCAGGACGAGCTGATCAATCTCCAGGAGCGCATGCAGAAGACCATCCTCTTCATCAGCCACGACCTGGACGAGGCCATCAAGCTCGGCGACCGCATCGTGCTCATGAAGGACGGGGCCATCGTGCAGATCGGCACGGCCGAGGACATCCTGACCAACCCCGCCAACGACTACGTGGCCAGGTTCGTGGAAAACGTGGACATCACCAAGGTGCTCACCGCGGACAGCGTCATGAAGAAGGCCAAGGCCCTCGGCTACATCGACACGGACGGCCCGCGCGCCTCCCTGCGCAAGATGAAGAAGGAAGGCATTTCCAGCCTCTTCGTCATCAACAAGGGGCACCGACTCCAGGGCATCATCTACGCGGAAGACGCCTCCGAGGCCGCCGGACGAGGCGAACGGGACATCAAGTCCATCCTCAAGTCCGACATTGAAACCGTGCGCGCGGACACCCCCGCCATGGACCTCATCAACCTGCTGCACAACCTGCCCTACCCGCTCGCCGTGGTGGACGATGAAAACCGCATCCTGGGCGTCATCAACCGAGGCGCGCTCCTGGGCGCCATCGCTGAAAGGGGAGGCAACTAA
- a CDS encoding ABC transporter permease, whose translation MNIPRIPLGQGIEALIGWLVDHFAFATKAFSKVMETGLTGLQTALQFPPPWLFIIVAAGLTWWLTRKRGVTLLTLFGLALVWNMELWAATTSTIALVIISTLVAILIGVPVGIMAAMYKPVDKTVTPILDVMQTMPAFVYLIPAIPFFGLGKVAAIFSTVVFAVPPAIRLTSLGIKQVPRELVECAEAFGSNRWQRLIKLELPLATPTIMAGVNQTVMLALSMVVIAAMIGAKGLGGEVWKAIQRLEMGNGFEAGIGIVIVAMILDRVLQKVGSRSKRK comes from the coding sequence ATGAATATTCCTCGCATACCTCTCGGACAGGGCATCGAAGCCCTGATCGGCTGGCTCGTGGACCACTTCGCGTTCGCCACCAAAGCATTTTCAAAAGTCATGGAGACCGGGCTCACCGGGCTGCAAACCGCCTTGCAGTTTCCGCCGCCGTGGCTCTTCATCATCGTCGCGGCCGGCCTGACCTGGTGGCTGACGCGCAAACGCGGCGTCACCCTGCTGACCCTGTTCGGCCTTGCCCTGGTCTGGAACATGGAACTCTGGGCCGCGACCACGAGCACCATCGCCCTGGTGATCATCTCCACGCTGGTGGCCATCCTCATCGGCGTGCCGGTGGGCATCATGGCCGCCATGTACAAGCCCGTGGACAAGACCGTGACGCCCATTCTGGACGTGATGCAGACCATGCCCGCATTCGTCTATCTCATCCCGGCCATTCCCTTTTTCGGTCTGGGCAAGGTGGCTGCCATCTTCTCGACCGTGGTCTTCGCCGTGCCCCCGGCGATCCGCCTGACCAGCCTGGGCATCAAGCAGGTGCCGCGCGAGCTGGTGGAATGCGCCGAGGCCTTCGGCTCGAACCGCTGGCAGCGGCTGATCAAGCTGGAGCTGCCCCTGGCCACCCCGACCATCATGGCCGGAGTGAACCAGACCGTCATGCTGGCCCTGTCCATGGTCGTCATCGCGGCCATGATCGGCGCAAAGGGCCTTGGCGGCGAAGTCTGGAAGGCCATCCAGCGCCTTGAGATGGGCAACGGGTTCGAGGCCGGCATCGGCATCGTCATCGTGGCAATGATTCTGGACCGCGTGCTCCAGAAAGTCGGATCTAGAAGCAAACGTAAATAA
- a CDS encoding glycine betaine ABC transporter substrate-binding protein, producing MKRTLTLLAVLALCLSLAVPAFAGKGKVRLAYVEWDCAVASTNVVKAVLQEKMGYEVEVLPVAAAAMWQATATGDVDGFVTAWLPVTHADYLKKVEGKVENLGPITGGARLGWAVPSYVTIDSIAELNQYKDKFDGKIIGIDPGAGLMKLSEQAVKDYGLDLELMEGSGATMTAALQNAIKNKEWVVVTAWSPHWMFGKWDLKYLKDPKGVLGGEETINTIVRKGLKADMPDVYKFLDNFSWKDANQLQMVMAWNQDNGKVYENAVKFINENPEQVAGWLK from the coding sequence ATGAAACGTACCTTAACATTGTTGGCGGTTCTGGCCCTGTGCCTGTCCCTGGCCGTTCCCGCGTTCGCGGGCAAGGGCAAGGTCCGCCTCGCCTATGTCGAGTGGGATTGCGCCGTGGCCAGCACCAACGTGGTCAAGGCCGTGCTCCAGGAAAAGATGGGCTACGAGGTGGAGGTTCTGCCCGTGGCCGCCGCGGCCATGTGGCAGGCGACCGCCACCGGCGACGTTGACGGCTTCGTCACCGCCTGGCTGCCCGTGACCCACGCCGACTACCTCAAGAAGGTCGAAGGCAAAGTCGAAAACCTCGGCCCCATCACCGGCGGCGCGCGCCTCGGCTGGGCCGTTCCTTCCTACGTGACCATCGACTCCATCGCCGAACTGAACCAGTACAAGGACAAGTTCGACGGCAAGATCATCGGCATCGACCCCGGCGCGGGCCTGATGAAGCTCTCCGAGCAGGCCGTCAAGGACTACGGTCTGGACCTCGAGCTGATGGAAGGCTCCGGCGCGACCATGACCGCCGCGCTCCAGAACGCCATCAAGAACAAGGAATGGGTCGTGGTCACCGCCTGGTCCCCGCACTGGATGTTCGGCAAGTGGGACCTCAAGTACCTCAAGGATCCCAAGGGCGTCCTCGGCGGCGAGGAAACCATCAACACCATCGTGCGCAAGGGCCTCAAGGCCGACATGCCCGACGTCTACAAGTTCCTGGACAACTTCTCCTGGAAGGACGCGAACCAGCTCCAGATGGTCATGGCCTGGAACCAGGACAACGGCAAAGTCTACGAGAACGCCGTGAAGTTCATCAACGAGAACCCCGAGCAGGTCGCCGGCTGGCTGAAATAG
- a CDS encoding YitT family protein → MINKEYTYSVWWNLLLLTTGSVVFAIGAQGVAVHHEFITGGLFGLALFISYSAKALSAGIWYALLSIPLFVLGWVYVSRRFFWYSLYSTVITILAFDFIKLDFGVHNQLYAAVAAGVICGTGGGIMLRSLGSAGGLDVLAVLLNRKYNIGVGKTYIFFNGLLFMLMLTRMEADLVIASLILVFISSLTVEYVLSMFSQRKIVFIIAKEPEELAQTILKKLRIGATFLRGRGAYTGCDRDILMSVINNIQLKRLEEIVFTHDAGALFIVENTFNVLGASFSRRKIY, encoded by the coding sequence ATGATCAACAAGGAATATACATATTCGGTCTGGTGGAACCTGCTGCTGCTGACGACGGGCAGCGTGGTCTTCGCCATCGGGGCCCAGGGTGTGGCCGTGCACCACGAATTCATCACCGGCGGGCTGTTCGGCCTGGCGCTGTTCATCAGCTACTCCGCCAAAGCCCTGAGCGCGGGAATCTGGTACGCGCTGCTCAGCATTCCCCTGTTCGTGCTCGGCTGGGTCTACGTCAGCCGCCGTTTTTTCTGGTACTCGCTCTACTCGACCGTCATCACCATCCTCGCCTTCGACTTCATCAAGCTGGATTTCGGAGTGCACAACCAGCTGTATGCGGCCGTGGCCGCGGGGGTGATCTGCGGCACGGGGGGCGGCATCATGCTGCGGTCCCTGGGCTCGGCGGGCGGCCTGGACGTGCTCGCGGTGCTCCTGAACCGCAAGTACAACATCGGCGTGGGCAAGACCTACATCTTCTTCAACGGCCTGCTCTTCATGCTCATGCTCACGCGCATGGAGGCCGACCTGGTCATCGCCTCGCTGATCCTGGTCTTCATCTCCTCGCTGACCGTGGAGTACGTGCTTTCCATGTTCTCGCAGCGAAAGATCGTCTTCATCATCGCGAAGGAGCCGGAAGAGCTGGCCCAGACCATCCTCAAGAAGCTGCGCATCGGCGCGACCTTCCTGCGGGGGCGCGGAGCCTACACGGGCTGCGACCGCGACATCCTCATGTCCGTGATCAACAACATCCAGCTCAAGCGCCTGGAAGAGATCGTCTTCACGCACGACGCCGGAGCCCTGTTCATCGTGGAGAACACCTTCAACGTGCTCGGAGCCAGCTTCTCGCGCCGCAAGATCTACTAG
- a CDS encoding DUF401 family protein produces the protein MTLISPSAIPLGKVLLSFGAMLLLVRLRAPLGAAILAGSLALGLLFGLPLPDWGAAVLAAPFKEKPLFLTAIIALIMALSHLLEKSGQTRRLMRAVAGLITNPRLRMAFFTSLIGLLPMPGGAIFSAPLVKGAAEGLDATPGQLSLVNYWFRHVWEVAWPLYPGVILAASLAGLPISSLIALTFPGLLLSLGLGWLLILRPGVLPLPRLVAEVAGKACWRDILREGLPLLVAILGAVGLEMLIGALWPELPFEAGMCAALALSIAVALAQNPGGFRLLLAALTGRAFLSMLFVIVGIFGYQDVLEQSGAVARIAELTGGAAALALTTGLLPLLVGLVTGITVAFVGATFPLILGMAANAGVDPLPCVVLGMFSGYAGVLASPLHICLVLTCQYFATDLGGVWRRLVLPASVVFAAGYLYYFLLR, from the coding sequence ATGACGCTCATTTCCCCCTCCGCCATTCCTCTTGGCAAGGTGCTCCTCTCCTTCGGGGCCATGCTGCTGCTGGTGCGCCTGCGCGCTCCCCTGGGAGCGGCCATCCTCGCGGGCAGCCTGGCCCTGGGGCTGCTCTTCGGACTGCCTCTGCCCGACTGGGGCGCGGCGGTGCTGGCCGCCCCGTTCAAGGAAAAACCGCTCTTCCTCACGGCCATCATCGCTCTGATCATGGCTTTGAGCCATCTTCTGGAGAAAAGCGGGCAGACCCGCCGATTGATGCGCGCGGTGGCCGGGCTGATCACCAATCCGCGCCTGCGCATGGCTTTCTTCACCTCGCTGATCGGGCTGTTGCCCATGCCGGGAGGGGCGATTTTTTCCGCGCCGCTGGTCAAGGGCGCGGCCGAAGGGCTGGACGCGACGCCGGGCCAGCTTTCCCTGGTGAACTATTGGTTCCGCCATGTCTGGGAGGTGGCCTGGCCGCTGTATCCCGGCGTGATCCTCGCGGCATCGCTGGCCGGCCTGCCCATCAGCTCCCTGATCGCCCTGACCTTCCCGGGGCTGCTCCTGAGCCTGGGGCTGGGCTGGCTGCTGATCCTGCGGCCCGGCGTGCTGCCTTTGCCCCGGCTCGTGGCCGAGGTCGCGGGAAAGGCCTGCTGGCGGGACATCCTGCGCGAGGGCCTGCCGCTTCTCGTGGCCATTCTGGGGGCGGTGGGGCTGGAGATGCTCATCGGCGCGCTCTGGCCGGAGCTGCCTTTCGAGGCGGGCATGTGCGCGGCGCTGGCGCTTTCCATCGCCGTGGCCCTGGCCCAGAATCCGGGCGGGTTCCGGCTGCTCCTGGCCGCGCTTACGGGCCGCGCCTTCCTGTCCATGCTCTTCGTCATCGTGGGCATCTTCGGATATCAGGACGTGCTGGAGCAGTCCGGAGCCGTGGCCCGCATCGCGGAGCTGACGGGCGGCGCGGCGGCCCTGGCGCTGACCACGGGCCTGCTGCCGCTCCTGGTGGGGCTCGTCACCGGCATCACCGTGGCCTTCGTGGGCGCGACCTTCCCGCTGATATTGGGCATGGCCGCCAATGCGGGAGTGGATCCGCTGCCCTGCGTGGTCCTGGGGATGTTTTCCGGCTACGCGGGCGTGCTGGCCTCGCCCCTGCACATCTGCCTCGTGCTCACCTGCCAGTATTTCGCCACGGATCTGGGCGGGGTCTGGCGACGCCTCGTGCTGCCCGCGTCCGTGGTCTTCGCCGCCGGGTATCTCTACTACTTCCTGCTGCGCTGA
- a CDS encoding sensor domain-containing diguanylate cyclase, translating into MAQSLTARFFILVSLLAILSTGAYFAVQRLIVAQEDMAEVVGISGSQLLHAQRIATSAVALVDADLPENRTSAAALLRQSVDVMRNSHSLLTSSRGPLADLFRDSETLQRLYFAAPYHLDVRIRKYLQDAENLLAAKDDHARASYEQNLLRLSQGNFTEGLALAVKEYQKEVAGRLRWLQYLRLGILGAIYLLLALDGLLVFRPLLRRVRSDAEEMSGLRRELEDSASRDPLTHVLNRRMFGELVARELAFSRRHGNPLSALLLDIQGLAEVNRDRGAPSGDRLLEEVAQLLLNNVRISDYVFRYDGSRFAVLAPSTDRAGATALADKLACLIQANRFHGGIRVSVLVGVRMLALDDDAQTLPARLEETLAEAKTCGGFLSGRTSAGQES; encoded by the coding sequence ATGGCGCAAAGCCTGACCGCCCGCTTTTTCATACTCGTGAGCCTGCTGGCCATTCTCAGCACCGGCGCGTACTTCGCGGTGCAGCGGCTCATCGTGGCCCAGGAGGACATGGCCGAGGTCGTGGGCATCAGCGGCAGCCAGCTTCTGCACGCCCAGCGCATAGCGACATCCGCCGTCGCCCTGGTGGACGCGGACCTGCCGGAGAACCGCACCTCGGCAGCGGCCCTGCTGCGCCAGTCCGTGGACGTGATGCGCAACTCGCATTCCCTGCTGACCTCCAGCCGAGGCCCCCTGGCCGACCTCTTCCGCGACTCGGAAACCCTCCAACGCCTTTATTTCGCCGCGCCGTACCATCTGGACGTGCGGATCAGGAAATATCTCCAGGATGCGGAGAACCTGCTCGCGGCCAAGGACGATCACGCCCGCGCCAGCTACGAGCAGAACCTGCTGCGTCTGTCCCAGGGCAACTTCACCGAGGGACTGGCCCTGGCGGTCAAGGAATACCAGAAGGAAGTGGCCGGGCGTCTGCGCTGGCTGCAATACCTCAGGCTCGGCATCCTGGGGGCCATCTACCTGCTGCTGGCCCTGGACGGCTTGCTGGTCTTCCGTCCGCTGCTGCGCCGGGTCCGCAGCGATGCCGAGGAAATGTCCGGCCTGCGCCGCGAGCTGGAGGATTCCGCATCGCGCGATCCTCTGACCCACGTGCTCAACAGACGCATGTTCGGCGAGCTGGTCGCGCGCGAGCTCGCCTTTTCCCGGCGGCACGGCAATCCGCTTTCCGCGCTGCTGCTCGACATTCAGGGGCTGGCGGAGGTCAACCGGGACCGGGGCGCGCCCTCCGGGGACCGCCTCCTCGAAGAAGTCGCCCAATTGCTGCTGAACAACGTGAGGATTTCTGATTACGTTTTCCGCTACGACGGCAGCCGCTTCGCCGTCCTGGCGCCGAGCACGGACCGCGCGGGAGCAACGGCCCTCGCGGACAAGCTCGCCTGTCTGATTCAGGCCAACCGTTTTCACGGCGGCATCCGCGTTTCCGTCCTCGTGGGAGTGCGCATGCTGGCCCTGGACGACGACGCGCAGACCCTGCCCGCCCGCCTGGAGGAAACCCTTGCGGAGGCCAAGACCTGCGGAGGCTTCCTGTCCGGGCGTACGTCCGCCGGGCAAGAATCCTGA
- a CDS encoding tetratricopeptide repeat protein gives MAKKEDRIDLSRRNFLTGFRRIVKKEPEEDKAPQASLDETFNVLRDANLAFRDQDYEKAHALYKEFLATETRNADARLRLGRCLYKLGKHIQAKVEFERVLRERRDDKQAMLFLGLALARLNKPGKAAVIWQMYFDPEAIPVQREINVQLAFLESDDLDAPDGNAMADAVEAAMEEWSARQAG, from the coding sequence ATGGCCAAGAAAGAAGACCGCATCGACCTTTCCCGCCGCAATTTCCTGACGGGCTTTCGCCGCATCGTGAAGAAGGAACCCGAAGAGGACAAGGCCCCCCAGGCCTCCCTGGACGAGACGTTCAACGTGCTTCGGGACGCCAACCTCGCCTTCCGGGACCAAGACTACGAAAAGGCCCACGCCCTGTACAAGGAATTCCTCGCCACGGAGACCCGAAACGCGGACGCCCGCCTTCGCCTGGGCCGCTGCCTCTACAAGCTCGGCAAGCACATCCAGGCCAAGGTCGAGTTCGAGCGGGTGCTGCGCGAGCGCCGGGACGACAAGCAGGCCATGCTCTTCCTGGGACTTGCCCTGGCCCGCCTGAACAAGCCGGGCAAGGCCGCCGTGATCTGGCAGATGTACTTCGACCCGGAAGCCATTCCCGTGCAGCGCGAAATCAACGTCCAGCTCGCCTTCCTCGAATCCGACGACCTGGACGCGCCGGACGGGAACGCCATGGCCGACGCCGTGGAGGCCGCCATGGAGGAATGGAGCGCCCGACAGGCGGGCTGA
- a CDS encoding aldehyde ferredoxin oxidoreductase family protein, whose amino-acid sequence MRESNDFFGWTGRLLHVDLTRGRCEARALDAETLRAWLGGRGLGGHFLRPACTLAWNDPEMPVALCAGPLVGTVSPTSGRAHLTSRSPLTGAVGDSSVGGRLGTQLKRAGWDAVLVTGRSAQPCGLEITDSDARIVAAGALSGLRTGEVFSRLAHFRSVACVGPAAENGSALACVAVDSHHAAGRTGLGLVLAAKNLKYLAVRGSGKVRVADKPALLRARESIIRLTNASPVLMGQQGIGCFGTASLYDLMDARRMMPTDNFRRTRFERASELNAFAYRERYHPERHGCAGCHVQCKKTAHGSALPEFEAMSHFTALIGNADLDLVVRANALCNALGLDSISAASTLACLRELRGRDFAPGEVERLLEDMGEGKGALAQGASALAGEASRPELAMTAKNLELAAYDPRGAYGMALAYAVSTRGGCHLRAYPVSHEILRKPVATDRFSFSGKARMVKLAEDQNAAVDSLTACKFLFFAATLEEYARAYAAATGLDGAEATAQGLMRAGERIVYNERIMNALNGFAAGDDDLPDRFFREAGTGGEGIDVPPLDRAAFLEARARYYRIRGLDENGLPTREKTLELGLECSDS is encoded by the coding sequence ATGCGCGAATCGAACGATTTTTTCGGCTGGACGGGCCGCCTGCTCCATGTGGACCTGACCAGGGGCCGCTGCGAAGCCCGCGCTCTCGACGCGGAGACTCTGCGCGCCTGGCTGGGCGGGCGCGGCCTGGGCGGCCATTTCCTGCGCCCGGCCTGCACCCTGGCCTGGAACGATCCGGAAATGCCCGTGGCCCTCTGCGCAGGGCCGCTGGTGGGAACGGTCTCGCCCACGTCGGGCCGCGCGCACCTGACCAGCCGCTCGCCCCTGACCGGGGCCGTGGGCGACTCGTCCGTGGGCGGCAGGCTCGGCACCCAGCTCAAGCGCGCCGGGTGGGACGCGGTGCTCGTCACGGGCCGGAGCGCGCAGCCCTGCGGACTGGAAATCACGGACAGCGACGCCCGCATCGTGGCCGCCGGCGCGCTTTCCGGCCTGCGCACGGGCGAGGTCTTTTCCCGGCTCGCGCACTTCCGCTCCGTGGCCTGCGTCGGCCCGGCCGCGGAAAACGGCTCGGCCCTGGCCTGCGTGGCCGTGGACAGCCACCACGCGGCCGGGCGCACGGGCCTGGGGCTGGTTCTTGCCGCGAAGAATCTCAAATACCTGGCCGTGCGCGGCTCCGGCAAGGTCCGCGTCGCGGACAAGCCCGCCCTGCTCAGGGCGCGCGAGTCCATCATCCGGCTGACCAACGCCTCGCCCGTGCTCATGGGCCAGCAGGGCATCGGCTGCTTCGGCACGGCCTCGCTCTACGACCTCATGGACGCCCGGCGCATGATGCCCACGGACAACTTCCGGCGCACCCGCTTCGAGCGCGCGTCCGAGCTGAACGCCTTCGCCTACCGCGAACGCTACCATCCGGAGCGGCACGGCTGCGCGGGCTGCCACGTGCAGTGCAAGAAGACGGCGCACGGCTCCGCCCTGCCGGAATTCGAAGCCATGAGCCATTTCACCGCCCTGATCGGCAACGCCGACCTGGATCTCGTGGTCCGGGCCAACGCGCTCTGCAACGCTCTCGGCCTGGATTCCATTTCCGCCGCCTCGACCCTGGCCTGCCTGCGCGAGCTGCGCGGCCGCGACTTCGCTCCCGGCGAGGTCGAGAGGCTCCTGGAGGACATGGGCGAGGGCAAGGGCGCCCTGGCCCAGGGAGCCTCGGCCCTGGCCGGCGAAGCGAGCCGACCGGAGCTGGCCATGACCGCCAAGAACCTGGAGCTGGCCGCCTACGACCCGCGCGGAGCCTACGGCATGGCCCTGGCCTATGCCGTGTCCACGCGGGGAGGCTGCCACCTGCGGGCCTACCCGGTGAGCCATGAGATTTTGCGCAAGCCCGTGGCCACGGACCGTTTTTCGTTCTCCGGCAAGGCGCGCATGGTCAAGCTCGCCGAGGACCAGAACGCGGCTGTGGACTCGCTGACGGCCTGCAAATTCCTCTTTTTCGCCGCGACCCTGGAGGAATACGCCAGGGCCTATGCGGCGGCGACGGGCCTGGACGGGGCCGAAGCCACGGCCCAGGGGCTGATGCGCGCGGGCGAACGCATCGTCTACAACGAACGGATCATGAACGCGCTGAACGGATTCGCCGCCGGGGACGACGACCTACCCGACCGCTTTTTCCGGGAAGCGGGCACGGGCGGCGAAGGCATCGACGTGCCGCCCCTGGACCGGGCCGCCTTTCTTGAAGCGCGGGCGCGCTACTACCGCATTCGCGGACTGGACGAAAACGGCCTGCCCACGCGGGAAAAAACCTTGGAGCTGGGACTGGAATGCAGCGACTCGTAG